A genomic window from Nicotiana sylvestris chromosome 11, ASM39365v2, whole genome shotgun sequence includes:
- the LOC104224470 gene encoding uncharacterized protein, with amino-acid sequence MARQSGTCLRCCLVIFAVVSALCVSGPAIYWKFKKGLRLKAAQSCLPCKCDCSPPLSLLEVAPGLANLTITDCGKDDPDLKEEMEKQFVDLLSEELKLQEAVDKEHVHHMNITFVEARRLASEYQKEAEKCIATTETCEVGRERAVVLLAKEKKLTSVWERRARQAGWQGE; translated from the exons atggcACGGCAATCTGGGACATGCTTAAGATGTTGTTTAGTAATTTTTGCTGTAGTTTCAGCTCTTTGTGTATCTGGTCCTGCTATTTATTGGAAATTTAAGAAGGGTTTAAGGTTAAAAGCTGCTCAATCTTGTTTGCCTTGTAAATGTGATTGTTCTCCTCCACTTTCACTTCTTGAAGTTGCTCCTG GCTTGGCAAACCTTACAATTACAG ACTGTGGCAAAGATGATCCGGATCTAAAGGAGGAGATGGAGAAACAGTTTGTGGATTTATTATCGGAAGAGCTGAAGCTGCAGGAAGCTGTCGACAAGGAGCATGTCCATCATATGAACATCACGTTCGTGGAGGCAAGAAGGTTAGCTTCTGAGTACCAAAAGGAGGCTGAGAAATGCATTGCTACCACGGAAACTTGTGAAGTCGGGCGAGAAAGAGCTGTCGTGTTGCTTGCCAAGGAAAAGAAGTTGACGTCCGTTTGGGAGCGTAGAGCACGCCAAGCTGGTTGGCAAGGAGAATAA